One window of Thermocoleostomius sinensis A174 genomic DNA carries:
- the lysS gene encoding lysine--tRNA ligase, giving the protein MSSDDLRATRLEKANQLRQLGFNPYAYRWDVTHHAADLQAKYADLPNGEEVEIEVSIAGRIMARRVFGKLAFFTLQDETGAIQLYLDKKTVQAGMADVDAEAFEHLKQLTDVGDILGAKGSIRRTEKGELSVNVRSYAVLTKSLLPLPDKWHGLTDVEKRYRQRYVDLIVNPEVRETFRRRALIMAAIRRYLDQRGFIEIETPVLQAEAGGAEARPFITYHNALEMNLYLRIATELHLKRLVVGGFERVYEMGRIFRNEGISTRHNPEFTSIEVYQAYGDYHDMMELTEALIVTPAQEVLGTLQISYQGQEIDLTPPWRRVTMHELVLERTGLDFTQFKTLEEAQQAAAAAGITEVKSCESIGKLLNEAFEQTVEQTLIQPTFVMDYPIEISPLSKPHRSKPGLVERFELFIVGRETANGFSELTDPIDQRERFEAQAARKAAGDLEAPGVDEDFLTALEYGLPPTVGMGMGIDRLVMLLCDCASIRDAIAFPLLKPEITHDS; this is encoded by the coding sequence ATGTCCTCTGACGATCTCCGTGCTACGCGACTTGAAAAAGCCAATCAACTGCGACAGCTTGGTTTCAACCCTTATGCCTATCGCTGGGATGTGACACACCATGCAGCTGATCTCCAAGCCAAATATGCAGACTTGCCCAACGGTGAAGAGGTCGAGATCGAGGTATCGATCGCTGGGCGCATTATGGCGCGGCGGGTGTTCGGTAAGCTGGCGTTCTTCACGCTACAAGACGAAACGGGGGCGATTCAGCTTTATCTCGACAAAAAGACCGTGCAAGCGGGGATGGCGGATGTCGATGCGGAAGCGTTTGAGCATCTGAAGCAATTGACGGATGTGGGGGATATTTTGGGAGCTAAAGGCTCGATTCGCCGTACGGAAAAGGGTGAACTGTCTGTGAATGTGCGATCGTATGCCGTCCTCACTAAATCATTGTTGCCGTTGCCGGATAAGTGGCACGGGCTGACTGATGTGGAGAAGCGTTATCGTCAGCGCTACGTGGATTTGATTGTTAATCCTGAAGTTCGTGAAACCTTTCGGCGACGGGCGTTGATTATGGCAGCCATCCGTCGCTATTTGGATCAGCGTGGCTTTATTGAAATTGAAACTCCGGTACTACAAGCAGAAGCAGGCGGTGCAGAGGCCCGTCCGTTCATTACCTATCACAATGCCTTGGAGATGAATCTGTATCTGCGTATTGCTACTGAACTTCATCTAAAGCGTTTGGTAGTCGGTGGGTTTGAGCGAGTGTATGAAATGGGACGGATTTTCCGCAATGAAGGCATCTCTACGCGGCACAATCCGGAATTCACCTCGATCGAGGTTTATCAAGCCTACGGCGATTACCATGACATGATGGAGTTAACCGAGGCGCTGATTGTCACCCCGGCTCAAGAAGTGCTGGGAACGCTGCAAATTAGTTACCAAGGACAGGAGATTGATCTCACTCCCCCATGGCGACGGGTGACAATGCATGAGTTAGTGCTGGAACGCACTGGGTTAGATTTTACTCAGTTCAAAACCCTAGAGGAGGCGCAGCAGGCGGCGGCGGCAGCGGGAATTACCGAGGTAAAAAGTTGTGAATCGATCGGTAAGCTTTTGAATGAAGCCTTTGAGCAAACGGTGGAACAGACCTTGATCCAGCCCACTTTTGTGATGGACTACCCGATCGAAATCTCACCCCTTTCTAAGCCCCATCGCAGTAAGCCCGGTCTGGTGGAGCGATTCGAGCTATTTATCGTAGGACGGGAAACCGCTAATGGCTTTTCAGAGTTGACCGATCCGATTGATCAACGCGAGCGATTTGAGGCACAGGCGGCTCGTAAAGCGGCGGGTGATTTGGAAGCACCAGGTGTTGATGAAGATTTTCTGACGGCTTTGGAATATGGGCTACCGCCTACGGTAGGGATGGGGATGGGAATCGATCGCTTGGTAATGCTGCTGTGCGATTGTGCCAGTATTCGAGATGCGATCGCTTTTCCGCTGCTGAAGCCCGAAATCACCCATGATTCATGA
- the psbD gene encoding photosystem II D2 protein (photosystem q(a) protein) has protein sequence MTIAMGRAQAERGWFDVLDDWLKRDRFVFVGWSGLLLFPCAYLALGGWLTGTTFVTSWYTHGIASSYLEGCNFLTVAVSTPPNALGHSLLFLWGPEAQWDFTRWCQLGGLWTFVALHGAFGLIGFMLRQFEIARLVGIRPYNAIAFSAPIAVFVSVFLMYPLGQSSWFFAPSFGVAAIFRFLLFFQGFHNWTLNPFHMMGVAGVLGGALLCAIHGATVENTLFEDGEGANTFRAFEPTQAEETYSMVTANRFWSQIFGIAFSNKRWLHFFMLFVPVTGLWMSAVGVVGLGLNLRAYDFVSQEIRAAEDPEFETFYTKNILLNEGIRAWMAPQDQPHENFVFPEEVLPRGNAL, from the coding sequence ATGACCATAGCAATGGGACGAGCGCAAGCAGAGCGAGGATGGTTCGACGTCCTCGACGACTGGCTCAAGCGCGACCGATTCGTCTTCGTCGGCTGGTCGGGACTTTTGCTGTTCCCGTGCGCCTACCTGGCTCTGGGCGGCTGGCTGACTGGCACCACCTTCGTCACCTCCTGGTACACCCACGGCATCGCCTCGAGCTACCTGGAGGGCTGCAACTTTCTGACCGTGGCAGTGTCAACGCCCCCCAACGCACTCGGACACTCCCTGCTGTTTCTGTGGGGACCTGAAGCCCAGTGGGACTTCACCCGCTGGTGCCAACTGGGCGGGTTGTGGACGTTTGTCGCCCTGCACGGTGCGTTCGGACTGATTGGCTTCATGCTGCGGCAGTTTGAGATCGCTCGCTTGGTGGGCATCCGCCCGTACAACGCCATCGCCTTTTCGGCGCCGATTGCGGTGTTTGTCAGTGTGTTTCTGATGTACCCGCTGGGACAGTCGAGTTGGTTTTTTGCCCCCAGCTTTGGGGTAGCGGCGATATTCCGGTTTCTGCTGTTTTTCCAAGGGTTCCACAACTGGACGCTGAATCCGTTCCACATGATGGGAGTTGCCGGAGTGTTGGGCGGTGCGCTGTTGTGTGCGATTCATGGTGCGACCGTGGAGAACACGCTGTTTGAGGACGGCGAGGGTGCCAACACCTTCCGCGCCTTCGAGCCGACCCAAGCGGAAGAGACCTACTCGATGGTGACAGCGAACCGCTTCTGGTCACAGATATTCGGGATTGCCTTCTCGAACAAGCGGTGGTTGCACTTTTTCATGTTGTTCGTGCCGGTAACGGGCTTGTGGATGAGTGCGGTCGGTGTGGTCGGACTTGGGTTGAACCTGCGGGCGTATGACTTTGTGTCGCAGGAGATTCGAGCGGCAGAAGACCCGGAGTTTGAGACGTTCTACACCAAGAACATCTTGTTGAACGAGGGCATCCGTGCTTGGATGGCTCCTCAAGACCAACCCCACGAAAACTTTGTATTCCCTGAAGAGGTATTGCCCCGTGGTAACGCTCTCTAA
- a CDS encoding ABC transporter permease — translation MASQSSLQVGQSYRGALLRGIFADSLTVFWGDWLDLRVRLPQVVASGLVSPLIYILGFGLGLGSAMQIQPPIGNSYLEFILPGMVALSSMTIGFGGTTFSICGERLYSKTFEEILLLPVHPLSLFLGKMLAGVVRGLMTSGSVLLIAVLFTRNFAFLHPLFLLLLVLNCAVFSGLGVIVGLNVKSLEGVGLLNNFLIVPMSFLGATFFDPATLPIALKAIVYLLPLTYTSIGLRAIVFQSLSEFPWYSIPILLIIAVVLSAIGAYQFAHQQD, via the coding sequence GTGGCTTCTCAGTCTTCACTTCAGGTAGGGCAGTCGTATAGAGGCGCTCTGTTGCGCGGTATTTTCGCAGATAGCTTGACCGTTTTTTGGGGAGATTGGTTAGATTTGCGCGTTCGCCTTCCCCAAGTGGTGGCCTCGGGGTTGGTTTCGCCCTTGATTTATATCCTGGGATTTGGGTTAGGACTGGGCAGTGCTATGCAAATTCAACCGCCGATCGGCAATAGTTACCTCGAATTTATCCTGCCAGGGATGGTAGCACTGTCATCCATGACCATTGGTTTTGGCGGTACCACTTTTTCCATTTGCGGCGAGCGGCTTTATTCCAAAACGTTTGAAGAAATCTTGCTGCTGCCCGTTCATCCCCTTTCCCTGTTTCTCGGCAAAATGTTGGCGGGCGTAGTGCGGGGGTTAATGACCTCTGGGTCAGTGTTATTGATCGCGGTGCTGTTCACGCGCAATTTTGCGTTTCTGCATCCTCTGTTTCTGCTGCTGCTGGTGCTTAACTGTGCCGTCTTCTCAGGGTTAGGTGTGATTGTTGGGTTAAATGTCAAATCTTTAGAAGGGGTAGGGTTGCTCAACAACTTTTTAATTGTGCCTATGTCCTTCCTAGGCGCTACGTTTTTTGATCCAGCCACCTTGCCCATCGCTCTCAAAGCGATCGTCTATTTGCTGCCGTTGACCTATACTAGCATTGGCTTACGGGCGATCGTGTTTCAATCCCTTTCTGAATTTCCCTGGTATAGCATCCCGATTTTGTTGATCATCGCGGTTGTTTTATCAGCGATTGGTGCGTACCAGTTTGCCCATCAGCAAGACTAG
- a CDS encoding photosystem I assembly protein Ycf4 produces MAAPTTSNPSKHENHLILRRSILGARRFSNYFWAVISTIGGVGFLLSGLSSYFKVNLLPFSDPVQLVFIPQGIAMTFYGIAGTLLALYLWLIILWDVGGGYNEFNKEQGTATIFRQGFPGKNRRIELVYPLDDVQAIKADIKEGLNPRRALYLRVKGKGDLPLTRVGQPLPLSELENQGAELARFLGVPLEGL; encoded by the coding sequence ATGGCAGCACCCACAACATCCAATCCTTCTAAACATGAGAATCATTTGATTCTACGGCGATCGATTCTAGGAGCGCGGCGATTCAGCAACTATTTCTGGGCTGTAATCTCGACCATTGGAGGAGTCGGCTTTCTACTGTCTGGGCTTTCTAGCTATTTCAAAGTTAATCTGCTGCCGTTTTCAGATCCGGTTCAGCTTGTGTTTATTCCACAAGGCATTGCCATGACGTTCTATGGCATTGCAGGAACACTGCTGGCGCTTTATTTGTGGTTAATTATTCTATGGGATGTGGGCGGTGGCTATAACGAATTCAATAAGGAACAGGGAACTGCCACGATCTTTCGTCAAGGATTTCCTGGCAAAAATCGCCGAATTGAGTTGGTTTACCCACTAGACGATGTTCAAGCAATCAAGGCAGACATCAAAGAAGGATTGAATCCCCGTCGAGCTTTGTATCTACGCGTTAAAGGCAAAGGCGATTTGCCCCTGACGCGAGTTGGTCAACCCTTGCCGCTGTCTGAATTAGAAAATCAGGGAGCCGAACTCGCTCGATTTTTGGGTGTGCCTCTAGAAGGGCTATAG
- a CDS encoding cytochrome b/b6 domain-containing protein codes for MPQSSPYQPVLLRILHSAAAILIVLALITGFWVYNTYDKRWGGLALPTLGDIQGIHGTIALTFLLLFPFFALYSFRLGDRRLVQQSFGQLNQLGKPIWWVTMHRVANTLMLLAATFSVVTGRMMKEEWLPAGEVNRSWYLAHLVAWAVLFLSLALHILLGVKVGGVPLIASMFNWSRREDDTPRTWLQGFKTRHSSSILRIIEAIVIGGILLAFILPVFNL; via the coding sequence ATGCCGCAGTCTAGTCCTTATCAACCAGTTCTGCTACGAATATTGCACAGTGCTGCTGCGATTCTCATCGTTCTAGCACTCATCACCGGCTTTTGGGTGTATAACACCTATGACAAACGCTGGGGTGGACTTGCCTTGCCGACGCTAGGTGATATTCAGGGAATTCATGGCACGATTGCCCTCACATTTCTGTTGCTCTTTCCGTTTTTTGCACTCTACAGTTTTCGGCTTGGCGATCGGCGATTGGTGCAACAGTCGTTCGGACAGTTAAACCAGCTTGGCAAACCCATATGGTGGGTGACAATGCACCGCGTTGCCAATACGCTAATGCTGCTTGCCGCTACATTTTCCGTGGTGACAGGTCGCATGATGAAAGAAGAATGGCTGCCTGCGGGTGAAGTCAACCGCTCCTGGTATTTGGCACATTTGGTAGCTTGGGCCGTGCTGTTTCTTAGTCTTGCTCTACATATATTGCTAGGCGTCAAAGTGGGCGGAGTGCCGCTAATAGCCTCAATGTTTAATTGGAGCAGACGGGAAGATGATACTCCGCGCACTTGGTTGCAAGGCTTCAAAACTCGTCATTCTAGTTCCATTCTTAGAATTATCGAGGCGATCGTGATCGGCGGAATTCTGTTGGCCTTTATTCTGCCCGTTTTTAATTTATAA
- a CDS encoding polysaccharide pyruvyl transferase family protein translates to MNILLIGYYGKRNIGDDLFVQQLTHHLAQQENVESIFVFCQEAYYPPISSKVHYLPSETLSKFKKIEILLKTDCIAWGGGTLNISSKPTSLLRLQTLATILRKQFCFLGIGLEGTESGSTAVARLFERSSLLYLRDRHSYNVATQQLSSAHQICLGGDLAFLDVSLYENFIKSPLVKSDRLKHVAFCGKFWWGEGRAEFYARYLNALIDAYQTTIHLLPGHMGAERNDNQFHQLLQKYLPISHCQIHEWQQPADFLTILSQMDCCISNRLHSLVTADLLGVPNLGIGSHHSKIGHYVMKSGMIPSLRIADLMEPLLLDRIEALVNHYQRPTAFITNESQTARLNLHKLFTYSPSRGTPKNRASSAP, encoded by the coding sequence ATGAATATTCTTCTGATTGGTTACTATGGCAAACGCAATATTGGGGATGACTTGTTTGTGCAGCAATTAACTCATCATCTAGCGCAGCAAGAGAATGTCGAGTCCATCTTTGTGTTTTGTCAAGAAGCCTATTACCCACCAATCAGTTCTAAAGTTCACTATTTGCCATCAGAAACGCTATCAAAGTTTAAGAAAATTGAAATACTTCTTAAAACAGACTGCATTGCCTGGGGAGGTGGCACATTAAATATTTCTAGTAAGCCGACTAGTTTGCTGCGGCTGCAAACCTTGGCAACAATACTGCGGAAACAATTTTGTTTTCTGGGGATTGGGTTAGAAGGAACAGAGTCTGGTAGTACAGCGGTAGCTCGTTTGTTTGAGCGCTCGAGTTTGCTCTATTTGCGCGATCGTCACTCTTACAACGTTGCCACTCAGCAGTTATCGAGTGCCCATCAGATTTGCCTGGGAGGAGACCTAGCTTTTCTAGATGTGTCGTTGTATGAGAACTTTATTAAGTCTCCATTGGTCAAGAGCGATCGGCTTAAGCATGTTGCCTTTTGCGGCAAATTTTGGTGGGGCGAGGGACGGGCAGAATTCTATGCCAGATACTTGAATGCTTTGATTGACGCTTATCAAACCACCATTCATTTGCTGCCAGGACACATGGGTGCCGAGCGCAATGACAACCAATTTCACCAACTTTTGCAAAAGTATCTACCTATCAGCCATTGCCAAATTCACGAATGGCAGCAGCCAGCAGACTTTCTCACGATTCTTAGCCAGATGGATTGTTGCATCAGTAATCGGTTGCATTCCCTGGTTACTGCCGATCTGCTGGGGGTTCCCAATCTTGGCATTGGCAGTCATCACTCCAAAATTGGTCATTATGTGATGAAAAGCGGCATGATACCTAGTTTGCGGATTGCCGACCTGATGGAACCGCTGTTGCTCGATCGCATTGAGGCCTTGGTCAATCACTATCAGCGCCCAACCGCTTTTATTACTAACGAGTCGCAAACGGCTCGGCTTAATCTGCACAAGCTTTTTACCTATAGCCCTTCTAGAGGCACACCCAAAAATCGAGCGAGTTCGGCTCCCTGA
- a CDS encoding peptidylprolyl isomerase: MKVRTKLYSSLMALFLVGTLILGGCTASRDTANSASPDVAQASTADSAFRNLPRLEGEAIVELVVKGSPIRILVNGVDAPITAGNFVDLVNRGVYNGLSFHRVVRDPQPFVVQGGDPQSQDPNVPINQLGTGSFIDPATGQPRYIPLEIQPTEAEQPIYSQTFETAGISTAPKLRHTRGAVAMARSNVPDSASSQFYIALADLNFLDGSYAVFGYVTEGMNVVDQIQPGDRIDTARVISGLNNLKSES; encoded by the coding sequence ATGAAAGTACGAACGAAACTTTACAGCAGTCTGATGGCTTTGTTTCTTGTGGGAACACTGATTTTGGGTGGATGCACCGCCAGTCGAGATACGGCTAATTCAGCAAGCCCAGATGTGGCTCAAGCGTCAACCGCAGATTCAGCTTTCAGAAATCTGCCGCGTTTAGAGGGAGAAGCGATCGTTGAGCTAGTAGTGAAGGGCAGTCCCATTCGCATTCTAGTAAACGGTGTTGATGCGCCCATCACAGCCGGAAACTTTGTGGATCTGGTCAATCGAGGGGTCTACAATGGGCTATCTTTTCACCGAGTGGTACGCGATCCTCAGCCTTTTGTAGTACAGGGCGGTGATCCGCAAAGTCAAGATCCGAATGTTCCCATTAATCAATTAGGCACTGGAAGCTTCATTGATCCAGCCACCGGACAACCCCGCTACATTCCCTTGGAAATTCAACCCACTGAGGCTGAACAGCCCATTTATAGCCAAACCTTCGAAACAGCAGGCATCAGTACTGCTCCTAAGTTGCGGCATACACGCGGAGCCGTTGCGATGGCTCGATCGAACGTTCCCGATTCTGCCTCGTCCCAGTTCTACATTGCGTTAGCCGATCTCAATTTTCTCGACGGCAGCTATGCGGTGTTTGGCTATGTCACCGAGGGCATGAATGTGGTGGATCAAATCCAGCCGGGCGATCGAATTGATACAGCGCGGGTAATTTCTGGCTTGAATAACCTTAAATCAGAGAGCTAA
- a CDS encoding GAF domain-containing SpoIIE family protein phosphatase, producing MTAVPAPRQPSQSSDMTGGSSPPDITPVFALKELVSRLHREQNKIQDLLSSLGFALRSFKNLNQFLELTPLIASRVTDADGGALVLFKPNGQMRLERLHCQDNQCQDIRMAIENAARQLTVGKSTYGGKLVTLANRTAALDHQVNHLLGASVQLFGTAILTKNVERGRLYVFSRDPDYSWTETRQKLIRLVADQTAVAIENDELTVELRKKERLDRELEIGAEIQLQLLPRQCPKVDGMELAARCKTANRVGGDYYDFIPANYDQFRKKATRPESDRWSVAIGDVMGKGVPAGLIMTMLRGMLRAEVLNAHSPARILQHLNHVMYADLENSNRFVTLFYSEYNAKTRILSYSNAAHNPPLLWQAATGTIKRLDTLGMLIGLDMDSKYHEAKVQLHPGDTVMYYTDGFTDAANQSGDRFNEENLERHFRLACRTCDGPQAILDYLFDQVQQFIGADRHNEDDMTLIVMQVKPDGSVDTGA from the coding sequence ATGACTGCTGTGCCCGCCCCTAGACAGCCATCTCAATCCTCAGACATGACTGGTGGTAGTAGTCCACCAGACATTACCCCCGTTTTTGCGCTGAAGGAATTGGTCTCACGGCTCCACCGTGAGCAAAACAAAATTCAAGATTTGCTGAGTTCATTGGGGTTTGCGCTGCGCAGCTTCAAGAACCTCAATCAGTTTTTGGAACTGACACCGCTCATTGCCAGCCGGGTGACGGATGCAGATGGGGGGGCACTTGTTTTATTCAAGCCCAACGGGCAAATGCGGCTAGAGCGGTTGCACTGCCAAGACAACCAGTGTCAGGATATTCGCATGGCGATCGAGAACGCCGCTCGGCAGTTAACTGTGGGCAAATCGACGTATGGGGGTAAGCTTGTCACCCTTGCTAATCGCACAGCAGCGCTCGACCATCAGGTCAATCACCTACTGGGGGCATCCGTGCAGTTGTTTGGTACGGCGATTCTCACCAAAAATGTTGAGCGCGGACGACTCTATGTGTTCAGTCGTGATCCAGACTATAGCTGGACTGAAACCCGCCAAAAGCTGATTCGGTTAGTAGCCGACCAAACGGCTGTTGCAATCGAAAACGATGAACTAACCGTAGAACTGCGCAAGAAAGAGCGCCTCGATCGTGAGCTAGAAATTGGAGCCGAAATTCAACTGCAACTACTGCCACGTCAATGTCCTAAGGTAGATGGCATGGAGCTTGCCGCCCGCTGTAAGACCGCTAATCGCGTCGGTGGAGACTACTATGACTTCATTCCGGCTAATTACGATCAATTTCGCAAAAAGGCAACCCGTCCCGAATCCGATCGCTGGAGTGTAGCCATTGGAGATGTCATGGGGAAGGGGGTTCCCGCTGGCTTGATCATGACTATGCTGCGCGGCATGTTGCGGGCAGAAGTGCTGAATGCTCACTCACCAGCCCGAATTTTGCAGCATCTTAATCACGTTATGTATGCCGATTTGGAAAATTCCAACCGCTTTGTGACGCTATTTTATTCGGAATACAACGCTAAAACCCGCATTCTGTCTTATAGCAACGCTGCTCATAATCCGCCGCTGCTATGGCAAGCTGCTACTGGAACCATCAAGCGCCTAGACACCTTGGGAATGCTGATTGGACTGGATATGGACAGCAAATATCACGAAGCCAAAGTGCAGCTTCATCCGGGTGATACGGTCATGTATTACACCGATGGCTTTACAGATGCTGCGAATCAAAGTGGCGATCGGTTCAATGAAGAAAATCTGGAGCGTCACTTCCGACTTGCTTGTCGTACCTGTGACGGTCCGCAAGCCATTCTAGATTACCTGTTTGACCAAGTGCAGCAGTTCATTGGGGCCGATCGCCACAACGAGGATGATATGACCTTGATTGTGATGCAGGTAAAGCCAGATGGCTCGGTTGATACCGGGGCTTAG
- the psbC gene encoding photosystem II reaction center protein CP43, with protein MVTLSNSPIMMSNRDQESSGFAWWSGNARLINLSGKLLGAHVAHAGLIVFWAGAMTLFEVAHFIPEKPMYEQGLILLPHLATLGWGVGPGGEVIDTFPYFVVGVLHLISSAVLGFGGIYHAIRGPETLEEYSAFFGYDWKDKNQMTNIIGYHLILLGVGAFLLVFKAMFFGGVYDTWAPGGGDVRVITNPTLNPVTIFGYLLKAPFGGEGWIISVNNMEDIIGGHIWVGFICIAGGVWHILTKPFGWVRRAFIWSGEAYLSYSLGALSLMGFIASTMVWYNNTAYPSEFYGPTAAEASQAQALTFLIRDQRLGANVGSAQGPTGLGKYLMRSPTGEIIFGGETMRFWDFQGPWLEPLRGPNGLDLDKIKNDIQPWQARRAAEYMTHAPLGSLNSVGGVATEINSVNFVSPRAWLATSHFVLAFFFLVGHLWHAGRARAAAAGFEKGIDRENEPVLSMPDID; from the coding sequence GTGGTAACGCTCTCTAATAGTCCAATCATGATGAGCAACCGCGACCAGGAATCATCTGGATTCGCTTGGTGGTCCGGTAATGCTCGCTTAATCAATCTATCTGGTAAGCTTTTGGGTGCCCATGTTGCCCACGCTGGTCTGATTGTTTTCTGGGCTGGAGCCATGACCTTGTTTGAGGTGGCTCACTTCATCCCTGAGAAGCCCATGTATGAGCAAGGATTGATCCTGCTGCCTCATCTGGCAACGCTAGGCTGGGGCGTCGGCCCTGGTGGTGAAGTAATTGATACGTTCCCCTATTTTGTGGTGGGCGTACTTCACCTAATTTCTTCAGCCGTTCTCGGTTTTGGCGGTATTTATCACGCTATTCGTGGCCCTGAAACGTTAGAAGAGTATTCTGCGTTCTTTGGCTATGATTGGAAAGATAAAAATCAAATGACCAACATCATCGGATATCACCTGATCCTGTTGGGGGTAGGCGCATTCCTGTTGGTTTTCAAAGCCATGTTCTTTGGCGGTGTATATGACACTTGGGCGCCAGGTGGTGGGGACGTGCGAGTAATTACGAATCCCACGCTGAACCCTGTGACTATCTTCGGTTATCTGCTGAAAGCACCGTTTGGTGGCGAGGGTTGGATCATCAGTGTCAACAATATGGAAGACATCATTGGTGGTCACATCTGGGTTGGCTTCATTTGTATTGCTGGTGGTGTTTGGCATATTCTGACAAAACCCTTTGGTTGGGTACGTCGTGCCTTTATCTGGTCGGGTGAAGCGTACCTCTCCTACAGCTTGGGTGCATTGTCGCTGATGGGATTCATTGCTTCCACCATGGTATGGTATAACAACACTGCTTATCCCAGCGAGTTCTATGGACCGACAGCGGCTGAAGCGTCTCAAGCGCAAGCACTAACCTTCTTGATTCGTGACCAGCGCTTAGGTGCAAATGTTGGCTCGGCCCAAGGTCCAACAGGTCTGGGTAAATATTTGATGCGCTCTCCGACGGGTGAAATCATCTTCGGTGGTGAAACCATGCGCTTCTGGGACTTCCAAGGGCCCTGGTTAGAGCCATTGCGCGGGCCAAATGGCTTAGATCTAGACAAGATTAAGAATGACATTCAACCGTGGCAAGCTCGTCGTGCGGCTGAGTATATGACTCATGCACCTTTGGGTTCGTTGAACTCGGTAGGTGGTGTGGCTACTGAGATTAACTCAGTGAACTTTGTCTCTCCTCGCGCTTGGTTGGCGACTTCCCACTTTGTTCTTGCCTTTTTCTTTCTGGTTGGTCATTTATGGCATGCAGGTCGTGCCCGGGCAGCGGCGGCTGGTTTTGAGAAAGGGATCGATCGCGAGAATGAACCAGTATTGTCCATGCCAGATATCGACTAA
- the ribD gene encoding bifunctional diaminohydroxyphosphoribosylaminopyrimidine deaminase/5-amino-6-(5-phosphoribosylamino)uracil reductase RibD, whose amino-acid sequence MTQPNLVTSFDRQMMQRCLTLARQALGKTAPNPLVGAVVVQAGEIVGEGFHPQAGQPHAEVFALRAAGDRAQGATMYVNLEPCSHYGRTPPCADALIAAGVSKVVVGMVDPNPKVAGSGIARLQAAGVEVIVGVEEADCQLLNEAFVHRILHQRPFGIFKYAMTLDGKIAATTGHSAWVTSPPARSLVHQLRSSCDAVIVGGNTVRRDDPLLTSHGLGHDPLRVVMSRTLNLPLEAQLWQTQEVATVVFTQPLVNPTMQHHLQKQGVEVIELSTLTPAAVMSDLYDRGLMSVLWECGGTLAAQAILENAVQKILAFVAPKIIGGVTAPSPIGDLGLTEMTNALTLDRVTWQSIGMDLLIEGYLKR is encoded by the coding sequence ATGACACAGCCTAATCTTGTGACTTCCTTCGATCGACAAATGATGCAGCGCTGCTTGACCTTGGCGCGCCAAGCACTGGGAAAAACGGCACCCAATCCATTAGTCGGAGCCGTCGTTGTGCAAGCCGGAGAGATTGTGGGCGAGGGGTTTCACCCTCAAGCTGGACAACCCCACGCCGAGGTGTTCGCCCTTCGTGCAGCAGGCGATCGAGCGCAAGGAGCCACAATGTACGTCAATTTAGAACCATGCAGCCATTATGGGCGCACTCCTCCTTGTGCAGATGCCCTAATCGCCGCTGGAGTCTCCAAGGTTGTAGTGGGTATGGTCGATCCCAACCCTAAGGTAGCAGGAAGCGGCATTGCCCGCCTGCAAGCCGCAGGAGTTGAGGTAATCGTCGGGGTTGAAGAAGCTGACTGCCAGCTTCTTAATGAAGCGTTTGTCCACCGAATTCTGCATCAGCGTCCGTTTGGCATTTTTAAATATGCGATGACCTTAGATGGCAAAATTGCGGCAACCACCGGGCACAGCGCTTGGGTGACAAGTCCGCCTGCCCGATCGCTGGTGCATCAACTGCGATCGAGTTGTGATGCGGTTATTGTTGGCGGCAATACCGTCCGACGCGATGACCCTCTGCTGACAAGCCACGGATTGGGACATGACCCACTACGAGTTGTGATGAGTCGCACCTTAAATTTACCGCTCGAGGCCCAGCTTTGGCAGACTCAGGAGGTTGCCACCGTGGTTTTTACCCAACCTTTGGTGAACCCAACGATGCAACACCACTTGCAAAAACAAGGCGTCGAAGTCATTGAGTTGTCCACTCTAACGCCTGCCGCTGTTATGAGCGATTTATACGATCGGGGCTTGATGTCGGTGCTGTGGGAATGCGGTGGAACATTGGCAGCCCAGGCCATTCTAGAGAACGCTGTTCAGAAAATTCTGGCGTTTGTAGCACCCAAAATTATTGGAGGCGTAACTGCTCCTTCCCCAATTGGTGATTTAGGACTCACTGAAATGACGAATGCCTTGACGCTAGACCGGGTGACATGGCAATCGATCGGTATGGATTTGCTGATAGAAGGGTACTTAAAGCGCTAA